In a genomic window of Thunnus thynnus chromosome 16, fThuThy2.1, whole genome shotgun sequence:
- the tpp1 gene encoding tripeptidyl-peptidase 1 isoform X1, with translation MMNTLRLTFFIPLLSSSLVWSAYLEYNQDVLTPEDWTHVGRVKPTEELELTFALKQQNVDLLEETLRLVSDPDSAQYGKHLHLEEVASLVRPSELTQKVVRHWLQSHGIRNCQTVITHDFLQCTMTAKVAETLLPGSKFHRYARDGHTVVRSSAPYSVHDDIHQHLDFVGGLHRFPPKGQDPSKASSDRKQKQPEAGIHLGVTPAILRARYNLSATDVGKAQNNSQAVAQFLEQYYSPADLAEFMMMFGRSFQHLSQVDRVVGTQGAGKAGLEASLDVEYIMSTGANVSTWVFTNPGRHESQEPFLQWMVLLSNMSDLPWVHTISYGDDEDSLSTAYMMRINTEFMKAGVRGISLLFASGDSGAGCKHLGKGQNSFRPSFPASSPYVTTVGGTSFKNPFKVTYEITDYISGGGFSNVFKMPDYQVSAVDSYLKTVATSLPPQVYFNISGRAYPDMAALSDNYWVVINRVPVPWVSGTSASTPVVGGMLSLINDQRLLKGLPALGFLNPRLYKLKGQALFDVTEGCHEGCLDEQVQGEGFCAAPLWDPVTGWGTPNYPELLAVLLAD, from the exons ATGATGAacacgct CAGGCTGACCTTCTTCATCCCCTTGCTATCCAGCTCGTTGGTCTGGAGTGCATACCTGGAATATAATCAAGATGTCTT GACACCAGAGGACTGGACTCATGTTGGTCGGGTCAAGCCAACAGAGGAACTGGAGCTGACCTTTGCCCTCAAGCAGCAGAACGTCGACCTGCTGGAGGAAACACTCAGACTTGTGTCAGACCCCGACTCAGCTCAATATG GTAAACACCTCCACCTGGAGGAAGTAGCCTCCCTCGTGCGTCCGTCTGAGCTGACCCAGAAGGTGGTGCGTCACTGGCTGCAGAGTCATGGCATTAGAAACTGCCAGACTGTTATTACTCACGATTTTTTACAGTGCACCATGACTGCAAA GGTCGCAGAGACGCTGCTTCCAGGTAGCAAATTCCATCGTTATGCCAGAGACGGCCATACTGTAGTGAGGTCTTCAGCTCCGTACTCTGTTCATGATGATATTCACCAGCATCTCGACTTTG TTGGAGGGCTTCACCGCTTTCCTCCTAAAGGTCAGGACCCCAGCAAAGCCTCATCCGACAGGAAGCAAAAGCAGCCTGAGGCCGGGATACACCTGGGAGTGACTCCTGCCATCTTGAGGGCCCGCTATAACCTATCAGCAACTGATGTGGGAAAAGCTCAGAACAACAGCCAGGCTGTCGCTCAG TTCTTGGAGCAGTACTACAGCCCTGCAGACTTGGCTGAGTTCATGATGATGTTTGGTCGGAGCTTCCAGCATCTGTCTCAAGTGGACCGGGTTGTAGGTACCCAAGGAGCAGGAAAGGCCGGTCTGGAGGCCAGTCTGGATGTGGAGTACATCATGAGCACAGGGGCTAACGTCTCCACGTGGGTCTTCACTAATCCAG GTCGTCATGAGTCCCAGGAGCCTTTCCTCCAGTGGATGGTTCTGCTCAGCAACATGTCTGACCTGCCCTGGGTTCACACCATCAGCTACGGGGACGATGAGGACAGTCTGTCTACTGCCTACATGATGCGCATCAACACAGAGTTTATGAAGGCTGGCGTCAGGGGCATCTCTTTGCTCTTTGCTTCTG GTGACAGTGGTGCTGGCTGTAAGCATTTGGGCAAAGGGCAAAACTCTTTCAGGCCCAGTTTTCCTGCCTCAAG CCCCTATGTGACTACAGTAGGAGGAACCTCATTCAAGAATCCGTTTAAAGTGACGTATGAAATTACAGATTACATCAGTGGAGGAGGCTTCAGCAACGTCTTCAAGATGCCAGACTATCAG GTCAGTGCAGTGGACAGCTATCTGAAGACGGTAGCAACATCCCTCCCACCTCAGGTGTACTTCAATATCAGCGGCAGGGCCTATCCAGACATGGCTGCCCTGTCTGATAATTACTGGGTGGTCATCAACAGAGTACCTGTCCCCTGGGTTTCAGGGACTTCG GCGTCAACCCCGGTGGTTGGCGGCATGCTGTCTCTCATTAATGATCAGCGGCTGCTTAAGGGCCTGCCCGCCCTGGGCTTCCTCAACCCTCGTCTCTACAAGCTTAAGGGACAGGCTCTATTCGAT GTGACTGAAGGTTGTCACGAGGGCTGCCTGGACGAGCAAGTTCAGGGAGAGGGTTTCTGTGCTGCACCATTGTGGGATCCGGTGACCGGCTGGGGAACACCAAACTACCCTGAACTGCTGGCTGTGCTTCTGGCTGATTGA
- the tpp1 gene encoding tripeptidyl-peptidase 1 isoform X2 gives MMNTLLTFFIPLLSSSLVWSAYLEYNQDVLTPEDWTHVGRVKPTEELELTFALKQQNVDLLEETLRLVSDPDSAQYGKHLHLEEVASLVRPSELTQKVVRHWLQSHGIRNCQTVITHDFLQCTMTAKVAETLLPGSKFHRYARDGHTVVRSSAPYSVHDDIHQHLDFVGGLHRFPPKGQDPSKASSDRKQKQPEAGIHLGVTPAILRARYNLSATDVGKAQNNSQAVAQFLEQYYSPADLAEFMMMFGRSFQHLSQVDRVVGTQGAGKAGLEASLDVEYIMSTGANVSTWVFTNPGRHESQEPFLQWMVLLSNMSDLPWVHTISYGDDEDSLSTAYMMRINTEFMKAGVRGISLLFASGDSGAGCKHLGKGQNSFRPSFPASSPYVTTVGGTSFKNPFKVTYEITDYISGGGFSNVFKMPDYQVSAVDSYLKTVATSLPPQVYFNISGRAYPDMAALSDNYWVVINRVPVPWVSGTSASTPVVGGMLSLINDQRLLKGLPALGFLNPRLYKLKGQALFDVTEGCHEGCLDEQVQGEGFCAAPLWDPVTGWGTPNYPELLAVLLAD, from the exons ATGATGAacacgct GCTGACCTTCTTCATCCCCTTGCTATCCAGCTCGTTGGTCTGGAGTGCATACCTGGAATATAATCAAGATGTCTT GACACCAGAGGACTGGACTCATGTTGGTCGGGTCAAGCCAACAGAGGAACTGGAGCTGACCTTTGCCCTCAAGCAGCAGAACGTCGACCTGCTGGAGGAAACACTCAGACTTGTGTCAGACCCCGACTCAGCTCAATATG GTAAACACCTCCACCTGGAGGAAGTAGCCTCCCTCGTGCGTCCGTCTGAGCTGACCCAGAAGGTGGTGCGTCACTGGCTGCAGAGTCATGGCATTAGAAACTGCCAGACTGTTATTACTCACGATTTTTTACAGTGCACCATGACTGCAAA GGTCGCAGAGACGCTGCTTCCAGGTAGCAAATTCCATCGTTATGCCAGAGACGGCCATACTGTAGTGAGGTCTTCAGCTCCGTACTCTGTTCATGATGATATTCACCAGCATCTCGACTTTG TTGGAGGGCTTCACCGCTTTCCTCCTAAAGGTCAGGACCCCAGCAAAGCCTCATCCGACAGGAAGCAAAAGCAGCCTGAGGCCGGGATACACCTGGGAGTGACTCCTGCCATCTTGAGGGCCCGCTATAACCTATCAGCAACTGATGTGGGAAAAGCTCAGAACAACAGCCAGGCTGTCGCTCAG TTCTTGGAGCAGTACTACAGCCCTGCAGACTTGGCTGAGTTCATGATGATGTTTGGTCGGAGCTTCCAGCATCTGTCTCAAGTGGACCGGGTTGTAGGTACCCAAGGAGCAGGAAAGGCCGGTCTGGAGGCCAGTCTGGATGTGGAGTACATCATGAGCACAGGGGCTAACGTCTCCACGTGGGTCTTCACTAATCCAG GTCGTCATGAGTCCCAGGAGCCTTTCCTCCAGTGGATGGTTCTGCTCAGCAACATGTCTGACCTGCCCTGGGTTCACACCATCAGCTACGGGGACGATGAGGACAGTCTGTCTACTGCCTACATGATGCGCATCAACACAGAGTTTATGAAGGCTGGCGTCAGGGGCATCTCTTTGCTCTTTGCTTCTG GTGACAGTGGTGCTGGCTGTAAGCATTTGGGCAAAGGGCAAAACTCTTTCAGGCCCAGTTTTCCTGCCTCAAG CCCCTATGTGACTACAGTAGGAGGAACCTCATTCAAGAATCCGTTTAAAGTGACGTATGAAATTACAGATTACATCAGTGGAGGAGGCTTCAGCAACGTCTTCAAGATGCCAGACTATCAG GTCAGTGCAGTGGACAGCTATCTGAAGACGGTAGCAACATCCCTCCCACCTCAGGTGTACTTCAATATCAGCGGCAGGGCCTATCCAGACATGGCTGCCCTGTCTGATAATTACTGGGTGGTCATCAACAGAGTACCTGTCCCCTGGGTTTCAGGGACTTCG GCGTCAACCCCGGTGGTTGGCGGCATGCTGTCTCTCATTAATGATCAGCGGCTGCTTAAGGGCCTGCCCGCCCTGGGCTTCCTCAACCCTCGTCTCTACAAGCTTAAGGGACAGGCTCTATTCGAT GTGACTGAAGGTTGTCACGAGGGCTGCCTGGACGAGCAAGTTCAGGGAGAGGGTTTCTGTGCTGCACCATTGTGGGATCCGGTGACCGGCTGGGGAACACCAAACTACCCTGAACTGCTGGCTGTGCTTCTGGCTGATTGA